The genomic stretch attttccttgccaactttactttcccgccaaccaaacatggcctaagtGTATACTTATGTAAAATACATAATCGgccaaattttattattttagggATTAATGATCTTATTTAAAATTCATTCTTGCCTTTCTCATTACAGaatattcattttatattttttttctcatactACAAGTGTGTGTAATcaattttttatgcatttcAGCATATGATCCTGTTCCAAAATTATCTTATATGTTCATTTAATTGACGTTATATGTCAAATAGTTCTATAATATGTACTCagatatatataataaatatattgaacgtatattattacattaatAAAGATAAAATGGTTATTAGTCTTAAAATCTCAAATCTTGGTATTTCCAATGAACTTAAAATTTGGTGGCAAAAATCATGTTATTTGTCTTTAATGGTTGTGGATAATATAATTACTAGGTCACATTCTATATCTGAatcttttaaaatataaaaatacatcAATGAGACATGAATTGGAGTACAttgtaagggcacccgcaatggggcgcccgatggcgtccatcgtcctcgggcgcggatgATGCCcacattgtgggtgcccgccatcgtctGATCCCTACATCCGCGCCctacgtcgcggacgatggcctatcatccgcgccattgtgggctcggcggacgatggtcgcggacgatggcacgcgttttttattttttgtataaatactcctacctcaccttcatttgtaacgtttcatttcacgatttcactctcgaaactcacatttttattattactacgaaatggattcaagtcccaagagtccgatgtttggggaggcacgttggccgggtacagaacccaccgaatatcggccgttcgacgccaacaTGCAATACGAGCAGTTGGCAACAGCCTCGATGGCgaagacgttgttgcagacgcacaatgccctcaagaagtgtacggaccccgccgaagccgaatatctccgggggttgatggatgagctgcgccggaagttgggaattgcgtagattagccaacttgaatcgtgtaacttttgtttaatGAATGCAAACTTCACCggtttttagttaatcgttgtattttttaatttagtttgcattacatatttgaaaatatttaaattaattaacaaaacaatagtataaCATATAGGACGCGTCATAGgtcgccccattgcaggtgggggacaggaggataaaactgatgacgtggcgcgtcataggacgccccattgctaatggcgTAATGCTTGAGACATTCAAAAAGATACTACTAtgcagtggcggatctaggTGGGGGCAggtgggggcggtcgcccccacCGTGCGACTAATTTTCCCTTATCTCGGATGTATATTTTCcatatccgccccctccgttgTCTCCGACGTCGCCCCGTTGACCAAAAAAAACCATTAAATGCGATTTTCTTGATAAAGAATGTGAAAGAAAGCTTGAGATCATTTCGAGAATTTGGATGGGATACTTTCTTGCAAGAAGTGAATGATTTTTGTGGGGCAAATGACATTTCAATAACAAACATGGATGATGATGCTCCAAAGCGGATTAGTAAGAGGAATGGTTCAAACATCAAGAACTACCATCATTATCGCGTTGAAATATTTTGTCAGTAATTTCAAATATAATATCTTATTCATTTACTAAATTAGAATCATCTTGATATTTAATCTTTCTTGTGTGTCAATTTGGTCGTCGACTTGCTTACACAAGAGATGGAAAATCGTTTCTCTGAGGCATCCACAGACTTGCTAAGTTGTATGGCATGCCTCGATCCAAAAAATGATTTCGCTGCTTTTAATGTTCATAAGCTTGTTCATCTTGCTACTCTTTACCCAAAGGATTTCACATCGACTCAACATACTGAATTGTTTAAACAACTTGAAACTTTTGTTGATGTTGTGAGAAGAGATGCACAATTGAATGGTATTGAAGATTTGGCTAGCCTATCTCAGAAGATTGTTGAAACCAAGAAAGATAAAGTTTTTCTGTTGGTCTTTCGTCTGATTGAGTTGGTATTGATCTTACCTATAGTGACTGCATCTGTTGAAAGAGTATTTTCagaaatgaaatttgtcaaGACTGACTTGCGGAATAGGATGGGAGATGAGTGGTTGAATGACAGTTTGGTAGTATACAATGAAAGATCCATCTTTGCTAGTGTTTCTAATGAAAGAATCTTGAAACGTTTTCAAGATATGGATACCCGTAAAAATCAGTTGTCTCGGTTAACAGATGCTAGAGCTACTTGAATTGTAATAGACTTTCATTTTGCTAAAAAAACATATTgaagtattatatttaatattttattattttattccgccccctccatttttaatcctggatccgccactgctacTATGAGACAAGTATTGTATAATGCTTGATACATTCTAAAAATACTGCTTATGGAGTAGATATTAGCATAAATCTAGAGTTTCCATTCGTCATGCTAGAATATATTCCCCCAAAGGAAAATGATAGTATATTCCTAAAAACAATGCAAAATGCAGGTAAAAGAAATTAGAAATGGCATCAAATTATTATCCACAGTTGATCACTTTTCATCTAAATCAGAAATGGCTCACTCCAACACAGGTAAAATATGGAGTGGCGCTTCTTGCCTTATTGCACTACTCAATCACTACAAGGCTCAATCTGCTGCAACTGGTCCACCACCTGCCTAATTGCCGGCCGCTCCGTAACAGACTCGACGGTGCACATCACGGCCACGTACAGCAATTTCACCAGTTTGTCATGTGGTCCTGCGTCCCACAGGCCGTCCGCAAACACCTCCTTCACCTGACCCTGCTCGAGCAGCATACACGCCCACGACACGATGTTGAATCCATTTTGGTGCAAGTAGAACGAGGGGTCGAGCACCCGCTTCTCCGACATGAGCTCCAGAAGCACCACGCCATAGCTGAACACGTCCGCCCTGTCCGAGACCACCCCTGTCAGCGCGTACTCAGGAGATATGTACCCGTAGGTCCCAGCCACGCGCGTCATGGCATGGCTCTCAGCACCCTCGAGTATCTTGCTGAGTCCAAAGTCCGCCAGATATGCGTTGCAGTTGCCATCCAACAGGATGTTGCTAGGCTTGATATCTCGGTGCAGGATGCGCTGGTTGTGCAGGTAGCAGAGCGCGGAGGCGATGTGGAGTGCGATCTTGTGCAGCATCGCGTAGTCGAAGGCTCTCCTCGTGCGATCCCTGATGAACTGGTCGAGATTCCCTCCGGGCAGATAGTTATATATCAACATCATCTCCGGTGCACACGCGTAATAGCCCAAGAGCGTGATGAGATTAGGGTGCCTAATTTGGCTTAACGtgctcacctcggcgtggaACTGCCCCGCGCCTCGGTGCCTCTCCGCAGTCAGCCTCTTGACCGCCACATTTCTCCCCGAAGCTATTTGTGCGTGGTAGGTCTTGCCAAATCCGCCGCTTCCAATGCATTTTCTTATGTTGAAATTATCCGTTGCCTCGACTATGTCATCAAAGGTCAGATCCACGCCTACGTCACTGAAGAGGATGACTTTCTCTGACTCAGTCGAGGCTGGAATCTCAATCGCAGTTGTTGTCACCGGCTTCTTCTTCCTTCTGCTGTAACAGATCAGAGCTATCAAAATCAAAGCCACTGCAACGAAACCAGATATCACAGATGCCACGATAAAGTTACGTAGTCGATGATCATTGCCCTTCAAACTGAGTCCTGCCTCTTTAGGAGGAGGCGCTTGAATCTGTTTCAGTAATTCTTTTTGTGTCTCGTGGCGAAGATCATTGTCTGTAACCGGGACCTCAAGAGCCAAGAAGGATGAGTAAGGAACATATGAATCGTAGATGGAGGTCGTGTGATGGCAGTTCAAACTCGGGATTGGACCGGATAACAGATTCCCACTCAAATCGAGCTTCGTTATACACGATGACTGAAGATTTTCATCCAATCTCCCAGTCAGCCTGTTAGAGCTCAAGTTGAGGTATTGAAGATTAGTGCATTTTGTCGATAGTCCAAGAATATCACCTGTAAACTGGTTCCGAGCTAGGTTTACCGCCATCATACTTTTACAACGGCTCCAATTTCTCGGAAAGTGGCCTTCGAAGCCTGCGCCCGGAGCCCATAAAATCTCGAGTTTTGGAAGTGTTGTTATATCTTCAGGAATGGTACCTTTGAAGGAGTTATAATCATTATCATGACCCAAAGCTGCATCGGAAGATCTATAAGGCACTCTGCCACGTGGATTACTCTTCACGCGAAGAGCATTGAAGTGACCCGTGAGGACAAGAACCGACAAACGAGTACAATTCCCTAGATTTGCAGGGAGAGGCCCACTTAATCCATTTCTTGCCACATTTAAAACTTCAAGATTTCGAAGTTTCCCAAGCTCGTTAGGGATAGCGCCACGTAGTGCATTTGACGATAGCAAAATTGTCCTCAAAAGGCTGCACTTCTCTAAAGCACGTGGAATTTTCCCTTTTAGGAAGTTATGTGACAGATCCAAATGCTCGAGATACGCACAATCGTATCCAAGAGTACTTGGAATGTAGCCAACCAACCGGTTAAACGAAAAATTTATAACTCTCAACTTCCCAAACCCCATGAGAAAATCGGGGATGACGCCCATGATTCCATTTCCCGCTATATTCAAAATCCGTAAGCCCCTACATTCCGACAGAGAAGGTGGAAACCTCCCAAAAACCCTGTTATACGCAAGATTAAGAACCCTTAAATCCCTCAAAGCGAAGAATTCAAAATCCGAGAAACGACCAAGAAAGTCATTCCCTTCAAGATCAAGCACTTGAAGATTTGTCAATCCCCATATCTCAGAAGGAATCTCACCACCAATTCCATTATAACGAAGCGATAGAACCCTAAGTTTCGTCAACTTTCCTATAACAGCCGATAATCTTCCCCCTAGAGTCCCACTAGCCACAGACCAACCCGAGCAGTTTCTCGTGATTCTAATACCATGCATCGCCGATTCCGACTCGATAGAGCAAGGATGAGAGCTATAGATATTACCTCTGATTTCCAGCCTAGTAACTCTGAAATCGGAACTGCAGGAAACTCCGAACCACGAGCAGTGGTCGGAGCTACCGGCATTCCAGCTGTCGAGAATCCCTTGAGGATCAGAAAAGGATCTCTTCAATCCAAGAAGTGCCATTCTTTCATCAGAAGATTGTGCATAAACTGACGACAGAATGCACAGAAAAAGCAGATCAACTGCAGCAGAAAGCAGAGAAACCTTCATCCCCATGTCTGCCACCGCCGCTATTCCTCTCAAtcttcaacaaacaaaaaagCACCACCACAGAATTCAGCACAAATTCAAAAACTAAATCTTGAAAATCAGAACACATTAGAAAGTAAAAAGTAGAGACAAATAAGAAGCAACACAGAGTTTCAAAACACTAAAAAAAAGTCGCTTTAGCATCTGCAAAGAACACAGAACTGAAATGACAAAGAATCCATATTTCCTTTTCAACATTCGACAGCAGATTTTGCAGAAAACGAAAGAAAGAAACCTCGGAGTTAGCAAAACCATATCTGCTGCTTCTCTTTCTTCTGCAGATTGGTATTACTATTACTGCTTCCAAGCTTACAATTTTTTCCCAAACAAtcttttttccccaaaaatctTTAAAGCGAGGAAGGAAGTGGGTCCCAGGAAGAAATTCTGGGTACTAGGGTGGGTCCTACTGGCTCAATGGGCGCGCAGTTTTTAGAATCCAACAGGGGTTTTCAAGCTCCCTTTTTGTTCGCCCACGTGGCACGGCAGGAAATGTTGTACACGTGTAGTAATAACTGTCTGCAGCATAACGGCTGAGAGTGAATCCCCAAAACGGCATTGTTTTGCTTCAGTACATTAGATACAGAGGGCCAAGAAATCTATGGACagcattttattattaatattaatattcgtattcatatttatatttggAAAGGAGCAATCTTGTAAATATATTTGGTGGGTTCTTCACAGAATCTTCATTTGTACAAATAAATGGAAAAATCCTTTTGAATAATGCTATAGTATTTCATAGGATTGCAGAGGGATATTAAGGAAGGTGGAAAAATATTTGTCAGAGTTCATACGGTATCCGAGTTGTAACTGAAGGCAGTAGCCCCAAAGCATTAAAGTCTGGAATTTTCTAAGATTCTCaaattatgtgaaaatattttgaatCTGACTATTAGTCAGTATTCTATACAACGTTAAAGAGACCTCAAATTCCTGCAGCTTTTCTGAGTTGGGATATGGCCGCATTTATTAGTGGTTATAACAAATTGGAAAAGCAgatatgcataaacaaataTCTGAAAATACTATATATAAACTTCATTGGGGAATAAAGTGGACcatgtactactccctccgcccaaggaagatgattcactttcctttttgttttgttctaatcaagatgactcattacttaaaatgtaaacacataaattaaaactgcataaaatcccGTACCACCCAAGGAAGGAGTCATCTTCATTGGGAGGAGAGAGTACTAAATTAGAGACCATTTGCATGATGAATCGGCTCCTAAGCGAGCAACGACAGCAGAGCTAGTGCAGGTGATTACATCTAATTAATGGAAATTGAGTTTTATATAAGCCAAAAGCAGCAACATCTATTTCAAGGTTATAGGAAAAACAAAGGTGTCTAGATTAGAATTATCAACTAAATGCACATCTAGTTATGTCCGAGAAGCTATAAAGCAACGACAAAGGCGCGATAAAAGAGGAAGGCCAATTAAAGGCAACACATCATCAACAACAACACGAGCAAGAACAACATGAACTAGAACACGGAAAGGAAGAGTGTGCCTTTTGGTTTGTTGCCTTCACAGAGCTTGGCGGCATACTGTCATGATCGAGAGGCTGGTGCTCTGACCTTTATTTTCTCAGAAGTGATTATCCTCCCATTTTGCGGCCTGTTAAGCATTGAAAAAAATTGTTCAAACTTGGTCAAAATCAAGATTACATCTAAGTTGAGAATTAAATTGTTGGCACCTAAGCTATAAAATGCTATAATATCACACATACATTTCTACCATGTGGATAGTCAGCATACATATTATTGGAATCACAACAGCTGAAGTACAATTTCAACATCACCACTTGAGGCTAGACCAATAAAGGCATCTAAAGCAGCTGCCTGCCCATCTCGGATACTTCAATGGACTGCTTTGCCTGTTACACATGCAGCCACGGCAGGTGAACCAGGCCAGTGAATACATTTGCACGAGCAACCTGGAAACTTACTGCAGCAGCTACGCCACTCAAAGCAATGGCATGATTTCCATGTCAATTTCTTCTTTCTGGAACACAAGAGAGGGATGTTCTTTAGCCTTTGAGTACACCATTGATACGTGAAGTCAATGGATGACCGAAAGGACAGCATTGTTTTTGTCTAGCAACAAGAAACAACATAATTGCAAGAATACTAACCTCGTATGAATTGATTTAGTTGATTATGAGATAGAACGACACTCACATTGGCAAAGCAACTATTCCATCTAATTTGTGTTTGGAACTAGTATCCCTCGATCCTCCTGTACTGTTGTCAACTTGGTTATTTACGAGACCCTCTCGAACTTCACCAACCATTCTCTTCTCTCCATGTTTCACATCCATGCTCATGGTCTTCCCCATGTCTGACTTTTTGTTCGGTTTTACTCCTTTAGTAGTTGGCGAAATTTGGTCAAACCTACCCAACTCACTCTACCTTCTTGATTATTACCCTTAAAGTGCTCCATAGATTGACACTCCTTTCTTTTGTGATTATCTCCGGCTTCTCCAGAGCTTAAGGCTTGCTCCGATTTATCTAAGTCTGCACCAGTATCGGTTGCGTCATATGTACAGAAACTATCGTTCCCCAACTATAGGAGAAGAAGCATCCTCTTCCATTATAGGAGAGTCACTAATAAAGACATAAGCAGGACTATCGGGATCATAATCCTTGAGGCATTCTAGTCCATCACTTGGACCGAAGGCGATAGAATTAGTGACATGTCTTTAACACAACTCTTCCAACCTGCTTGAGCCTCATTACTCTCTCCTATAGAGTAGGGAGGTATAATTCGAGAATTCTATGGAATGATATCTTCACAAGAAGCATTTGATGAAGTCATTGTATCAAAAGAATATACACATTTGTTATCATGAGCACCGGTGTTATCCTCTAAAACCTCCCCATAACTGAAACAAGATATACACATCACTGAAACATAAAGTTAAGGAGAGTTTAAATAGGGAATAAAGTACAATATTCCAAgaactttatatttttaatgcacACCACAAATTGATGTGTGATTGAATCACATTCTAAAATAAGAGAGTTCAATTATCAACTAAAGCAGTAGAACTAGCTGAATTCCTGCCTACAAATCAGCGCGGGGAATAGTCACTGGGCCCGTTGGTGGTAATTACCAAAAAGTCACTAAGAATccaataaacaaaaacaaactaGTACACAGCAATTCTCCATAAGTTCAAGAAAATTTGATTTAACTGAATCATTTCTCCTGCGTTTTCTCTGCTCAGATTATAGCAATTTAacattttgataaattttctcaagatttttgaaaataacGGAAATGCAATTATTGCCCAACCATTTTACCGATTCACATGATCCTCGAACAAAcccagccagattcaacataCATACATATCTAATGATCCAATAATCATATTTCCCACGCAAAAATCattaaatgataaataaatccaaacacacacaaaaaaaacccAAATTAGACAATACTAGTAACTTTAGCTATAACTACCACAACAATAATTATAGTCTTTGAAGGGAAATTGAATAATCATGTAATTAAAACGGAAGGAAGAGTAGGTTTTGGGACGATTTTTTTTCTCCTAAGAAATAGAAATACAAAACTGCATGTTCGATCATCGACTCTATGGCGCCTTATTATCAACTGCTCTCAATTCCGCCACGTGATATGCACGAGCTTCGAGAGAGGGACTCATTTGCAATCTTAACAAAATCTGTATAGCataaaaagaaggaaaatggATGCTAATACTAACTGATAAGGCTATGAATTTATGTTCAACTTCAAATTGACCCACGAACATTTGTTTATGTCATTACCATATCAATTATACAATTACTTACAGAATTTTTTACAGTAGTActaattctttttaattttttagaagACTTCAACCATTCTATAAAGtaaactaatttattttatagtacttattattctaaattatttaaagtaacataatttatttaattctcaACGATACAACTATTTaagggtgagcaaaaaaaccggaaaccgaatatccgaaccgaatcaaaccgaaaatttgaaattcggttcggttcggttcggtttggttttgaaaataaaaaaatttcggtttttcgattcggttcggttcgggcgaagaaaaaaaccgaaaaaccgaataaccgaattatatatatatattctattgatttaatatattatattatatataatatatagtatattcttttaataaattctactatattatatatattatatgtattattaattttatattatatataaatattctattagtatatataaaataaaataaattacacacaaatatatatatatattaatattatatttattttttcgggtttttcggttttgttcgggttttttggttttttaagttcggttttcggtttttcgggttcggttcggtttgaattttgaactaaattcggttttttagtttttgttcggttttgacaaaaaaccgaaccgaaacccgaatgcacacccctacagCTATTTCAATTATTATTCATTAAGGAGTACATTACAATTAGACAAAAGTAAGTTCCAATAATCATTTCTTTTCTTAAAAGATATCATTTGTATAGGCAGACTTCAAGGTGATAATTGTAATAATCATCGAATAATAATGGCTTCATTTGTTAAAAGATGAACTTGAGTATAACAAGATCGTGATCTTAGGAGATGGAGATTCTTTAAATAATCTTTTATTTCTTATATAGGCtcatagtaaaattaaaataatgtacTACTAGTACATAAGAGAGATTTTTTAGGCAGAacaaatatttatcagattttaTCATCTGAATTTTAATCcttttattaaaacaaaaaaagaataaaagatGGGGCGAGGCAAGTCGCCATCACCGGAAACTTCGTAACGTGctgcctctctctctccctctctctctctctgccacacacacacacacacacacggaCTCCACTTCCAACAAGCGGGACAGTTCAGAGTGAATCGAGAATCTCCATAAACCAAATTCATTGAATCAAAGAGGATTCTTGTGACGAACGGTATGATCTTTTCCAACCGCCTtcctatacacacaatatacatatgCTATCTAGATTAAGCAACGGAGGTGGAGGGTTTTGTCATTAGAAATCAATTCTACATGATATTACCAGATTAGATAAGAGATGGCATTTTCAAGAATCGAGCTTTATCTGCATTTGTAGGTACAAAATTTTCATCCTTTCTAGTGGAAATTTGGCATAGCCTAGCTTTTCCTGATGccctaaattggtttttgattcTTAATTTAAGAGTAATTATGTGTTTCAGCATCAAATCACTCTGTTTCGGATTGCTCAGTGGCTTCCTTGCATAAGTTTTAGCAGTTTTTTCAATGGTTGATAGTAACATAGTGTGAGTACATGAGGTGTGATAAATAACGTAGTTGCCGGAGTAAGGTTTAATTCTTAGAATGCAGGCACTAGCATACATCTTGAAGTCGACCGATGAAGAGAACTCTTGGATGTGAAGGTCTGGATGAGATAAAGGAGAGAATAAGTCTAACAAAATGGCTCAACCCGGAGCTCCATCTTTCGGTGCTGATCCTGAATCTTTCGTATCTTCTCTGAACCCTTCGAGCTATTATGTTAATACTATTGGGAGGCACAATGCATGTGGGGCTGGATTTCCAGGCTTAAAGAAGAGAACTCATAATCTTGGAAATCGGTCTTGGATATTGATTGATACCAAAGGGAACTTGGAAGTTGTGGAACTGGATAAGTCTACTGTCATGAGGCGTTGTTCATTGCCTTCCAGA from Salvia splendens isolate huo1 chromosome 4, SspV2, whole genome shotgun sequence encodes the following:
- the LOC121800345 gene encoding probable LRR receptor-like serine/threonine-protein kinase RPK1; its protein translation is MGKTMSMDVKHGEKRMVGEVREGLVNNQVDNSTGGSRDTSSKHKLDGIVALPILRGIAAVADMGMKVSLLSAAVDLLFLCILSSVYAQSSDERMALLGLKRSFSDPQGILDSWNAGSSDHCSWFGVSCSSDFRVTRLEIRGNIYSSHPCSIESESAMHGIRITRNCSGWSVASGTLGGRLSAVIGKLTKLRVLSLRYNGIGGEIPSEIWGLTNLQVLDLEGNDFLGRFSDFEFFALRDLRVLNLAYNRVFGRFPPSLSECRGLRILNIAGNGIMGVIPDFLMGFGKLRVINFSFNRLVGYIPSTLGYDCAYLEHLDLSHNFLKGKIPRALEKCSLLRTILLSSNALRGAIPNELGKLRNLEVLNVARNGLSGPLPANLGNCTRLSVLVLTGHFNALRVKSNPRGRVPYRSSDAALGHDNDYNSFKGTIPEDITTLPKLEILWAPGAGFEGHFPRNWSRCKSMMAVNLARNHLKGNDHRLRNFIVASVISGFVAVALILIALICYSRRKKKPVTTTAIEIPASTESEKVILFSDVGVDLTFDDIVEATDNFNIRKCIGSGGFGKTYHAQIASGRNVAVKRLTAERHRGAGQFHAEVSTLSQIRHPNLITLLGYYACAPEMMLIYNYLPGGNLDQFIRDRTRRAFDYAMLHKIALHIASALCYLHNQRILHRDIKPSNILLDGNCNAYLADFGLSKILEGAESHAMTRVAGTYGYISPEYALTGVVSDRADVFSYGVVLLELMSEKRVLDPSFYLHQNGFNIVSWACMLLEQGQVKEVFADGLWDAGPHDKLVKLLYVAVMCTVESVTERPAIRQVVDQLQQIEPCSD
- the LOC121800344 gene encoding uncharacterized protein LOC121800344, which produces MENRFSEASTDLLSCMACLDPKNDFAAFNVHKLVHLATLYPKDFTSTQHTELFKQLETFVDVVRRDAQLNGIEDLASLSQKIVETKKDKVFLLVFRLIELVLILPIVTASVERVFSEMKFVKTDLRNRMGDEWLNDSLVVYNERSIFASVSNERILKRFQDMDTRKNQLSRLTDARAT